In one Mucilaginibacter sp. PAMB04168 genomic region, the following are encoded:
- a CDS encoding fumarate reductase/succinate dehydrogenase flavoprotein subunit, translated as MSLDSKIPQGALAEKWSKHKFNLKLVNPANKRKYNIIVVGTGLAGASAAASLAELGYNVTAFCFQDSPRRAHSIAAQGGINAAKNYRNDGDSVYRLFYDTIKGGDYRAREANVYRLAEVSVNIIDQCVAQGVPFAREYGGLLDNRSFGGAQVSRTFYARGQTGQQLLLGAYSALNRQIHEGKVKMYTRTEMLDVVVADGQAKGIVTRNLKTGAIETHSGHAVLLCTGGYSNVFYLSTNAIGSNVTAAWRAHKRGAYFANPCYTQIHPTCIPVTGTHQSKLTLMSESLRNDGRVWAPKTKEVAEKLRKGEVKIENVKEDDRDYFLERKYPSFGNLVPRDVASRNAKEMVDDGRGVGGSGIAVFLDFRDAIQRLGEDTVRAKYGNLFDMYYQITDENPYKQPMRIYPAVHYTMGGLWVDYNLSTNIPGLYCLGEANFSDHGANRLGASALMQGLADGYFVIPYTLGDYLATIGPKAVDTNHPAFAQTKKDVEAYIAKLLALKGNKTLVEYHRELGHIMWEYCGMARTEEGLTKARGLIQALKDDFWKNAIVVGENEEINASLERAGRVADFIELGALMVEDALSRRESCGGHFRVESQTEEGEALRNDDEFAYVAAWEYTGDNQPEVLHKEDLVYENVKLTQRSYK; from the coding sequence ATGAGTTTAGATTCAAAAATTCCACAAGGCGCATTAGCCGAAAAATGGAGCAAACATAAATTTAACTTAAAGCTGGTTAACCCTGCCAACAAGCGTAAATACAACATTATTGTGGTAGGTACAGGCCTGGCAGGTGCTTCGGCAGCGGCTTCATTGGCCGAGCTGGGCTATAACGTTACTGCTTTTTGCTTTCAGGATAGCCCACGCCGTGCACACTCTATTGCTGCACAGGGTGGTATTAATGCTGCTAAAAACTACCGTAACGATGGCGACAGCGTTTACCGTTTGTTTTATGATACTATTAAAGGTGGCGATTACCGCGCCCGTGAAGCCAACGTTTACCGTTTGGCCGAGGTATCGGTAAATATTATTGACCAGTGTGTTGCACAAGGTGTTCCTTTTGCCCGCGAGTACGGTGGCTTGCTGGATAACCGTTCTTTTGGTGGTGCACAGGTTTCGCGTACGTTTTATGCCCGCGGCCAAACCGGACAGCAATTATTGTTAGGTGCCTACTCGGCTCTTAACCGCCAGATACATGAAGGCAAGGTAAAAATGTATACCCGTACCGAAATGCTTGATGTGGTTGTGGCCGACGGTCAGGCTAAAGGTATTGTTACCCGTAACTTAAAAACCGGCGCTATTGAAACCCATTCAGGCCATGCAGTATTGTTGTGTACCGGCGGTTATAGCAACGTGTTCTATCTATCCACTAATGCTATCGGCTCAAATGTAACGGCAGCATGGCGTGCACACAAACGCGGTGCTTACTTTGCTAATCCCTGCTATACACAAATTCACCCTACCTGTATCCCGGTAACAGGCACCCACCAGTCTAAATTAACGCTGATGTCTGAATCATTGCGTAATGATGGGCGTGTATGGGCACCTAAAACCAAGGAAGTGGCCGAAAAGCTACGTAAAGGTGAAGTTAAAATTGAAAACGTTAAGGAAGACGACCGCGATTACTTCCTGGAGCGTAAATACCCATCATTCGGTAACCTTGTACCGCGCGACGTGGCTTCACGTAACGCTAAAGAAATGGTTGACGATGGCCGTGGTGTAGGTGGCTCAGGTATTGCCGTGTTCCTTGATTTCCGCGATGCTATACAGCGTTTAGGCGAAGATACCGTACGTGCTAAATATGGCAACCTGTTTGACATGTATTATCAGATTACTGATGAAAATCCATACAAACAGCCAATGCGTATTTACCCTGCTGTACACTATACCATGGGTGGCCTTTGGGTTGATTATAACTTGAGCACTAACATACCTGGTTTATATTGCCTGGGCGAGGCTAACTTTTCCGATCACGGCGCTAACCGCTTAGGTGCATCTGCACTAATGCAAGGGTTAGCAGACGGTTACTTTGTTATCCCGTACACTTTAGGTGATTACCTGGCTACCATAGGCCCTAAAGCGGTTGATACCAATCACCCGGCTTTTGCACAAACCAAAAAAGACGTTGAAGCTTACATCGCAAAATTATTAGCGCTTAAAGGCAACAAAACCTTAGTGGAATATCACCGTGAGCTGGGCCACATTATGTGGGAATACTGCGGTATGGCCCGTACGGAAGAAGGTTTGACCAAAGCACGTGGTTTAATACAAGCTTTAAAAGACGACTTCTGGAAAAATGCTATAGTGGTAGGCGAAAATGAAGAAATTAATGCTTCACTGGAAAGAGCTGGCCGCGTGGCCGACTTTATAGAGTTAGGTGCATTAATGGTAGAAGATGCCTTAAGCCGTCGCGAATCATGCGGTGGTCACTTCCGGGTGGAATCGCAAACAGAAGAAGGCGAAGCTTTACGTAACGACGACGAGTTTGCCTACGTTGCCGCCTGGGAATATACCGGCGATAACCAGCCCGAAGTATTACACAAAGAAGACCTGGTATACGAAAACGTTAAGTTAACACAAAGAAGCTATAAATAA
- a CDS encoding succinate dehydrogenase/fumarate reductase iron-sulfur subunit, which produces MNLTLKVWRQKNAQTAGKFVTYKAENISPDMSFLEMLDVVNESLIHAKEDPIHFDHDCREGICGMCSLYINGRPHGPKRAITTCQLHMRSFSDGETITIEPWRAAAFPVVKDLATDRSAFDRIQQAGGYVSVNTGGVPDANEIPIPKVIADEAFNSATCIQCGACVAACKNASAMLFTSAKINQLALLPQGQPERYRRVQSMVAQMDAEGFGSCTNTGACEAECPKEITLTNIANMNFDFFNAKFFKEEEVHHVSEG; this is translated from the coding sequence ATGAATTTGACGCTGAAAGTTTGGCGCCAAAAGAATGCACAAACTGCTGGTAAGTTTGTGACTTATAAGGCCGAAAACATATCTCCGGATATGTCTTTTCTGGAGATGCTGGACGTAGTGAATGAGAGCCTTATTCATGCTAAAGAAGATCCGATTCATTTTGACCACGATTGCCGCGAGGGTATTTGCGGTATGTGTTCATTATATATTAACGGCCGTCCGCATGGGCCTAAACGTGCTATTACCACCTGTCAGTTACACATGCGTAGCTTTAGTGATGGCGAAACCATCACTATTGAACCATGGAGAGCAGCTGCTTTCCCGGTGGTAAAAGACTTGGCAACCGACCGCTCTGCGTTTGACCGCATACAGCAGGCGGGGGGATACGTATCGGTAAATACCGGTGGCGTACCTGATGCTAACGAAATTCCAATCCCTAAGGTAATTGCCGACGAGGCCTTCAACTCGGCTACCTGTATCCAGTGCGGCGCCTGTGTAGCGGCTTGTAAAAATGCTTCAGCAATGCTGTTCACATCGGCTAAAATTAACCAGCTGGCTTTATTGCCGCAAGGTCAGCCGGAGCGCTACCGTCGTGTGCAAAGCATGGTAGCACAAATGGATGCTGAAGGTTTTGGCAGCTGTACCAATACAGGTGCTTGCGAGGCCGAATGCCCTAAAGAGATCACATTAACCAATATCGCTAACATGAATTTTGACTTCTTTAACGCTAAATTCTTTAAAGAAGAAGAAGTTCATCATGTAAGTGAAGGTTAA
- a CDS encoding circularly permuted type 2 ATP-grasp protein — translation MYKSAHFSEYNAINGVWDEMYSENSAIREHYQRVISYLTKESTDNLNKKEELARRLFMTQGITFTVYNSGEGIEKIFPFDIIPRIITAAEWTLVEKGIKQRLTALNLFLKDVYHNQFIIKDGIVPIDVIYSCPHFLREMYQLNVPYDIYVHIAGIDLIRDEHGAFYVLEDNLRTPSGVSYMLENREITKRLFPDLLPQCNVRSVTEYPSILYKNLMALSPRQISNPTIVLLSPGIYNSAYFEHTTLARLMGVELVEGRDLVVSNHKVYMKTTTGLQQVDVIYRRVDDEFLDPLVFNPASVLGVAGLMSAYRKGNVAIVNAIGNGVADDKAIYSYVPDMIRYYLNEEPLLKNVPTYQLRNADEREFTFANINTMVVKKTNESGGYGMLMGHAASEQEIDDYKKEILKDPRNFIAQPTISLSAAPCYIQGVLQPRRIDLRPYALCGPDGIEIVPGGLTRVALKEGSLVVNSSQGGGSKDTWVLA, via the coding sequence ATGTACAAATCTGCGCATTTTAGTGAGTATAACGCCATAAACGGCGTATGGGATGAAATGTATAGTGAAAATTCGGCTATACGAGAGCACTATCAGCGGGTAATCAGCTATTTAACCAAGGAATCGACTGACAATTTAAATAAAAAAGAAGAACTGGCTCGTCGGCTTTTCATGACCCAAGGTATAACGTTCACCGTGTATAACAGTGGTGAAGGCATTGAAAAGATCTTTCCTTTCGATATTATACCACGTATTATAACAGCCGCCGAGTGGACACTGGTAGAAAAGGGTATTAAGCAAAGGCTAACAGCGCTTAATTTGTTCTTAAAAGACGTTTATCATAATCAATTCATCATTAAAGATGGTATTGTGCCTATTGATGTGATTTACTCCTGCCCGCACTTTTTGCGGGAGATGTATCAACTGAATGTCCCTTACGATATTTACGTTCACATCGCCGGTATAGACCTGATACGCGATGAGCACGGCGCATTCTACGTGCTGGAAGACAACCTCCGTACCCCATCAGGTGTGAGCTATATGTTGGAGAACCGCGAAATTACCAAGCGCCTTTTCCCCGACCTGTTGCCGCAATGTAACGTACGCAGCGTAACTGAATACCCCAGCATCCTGTATAAAAACCTGATGGCGCTGTCGCCAAGGCAAATCAGCAACCCTACCATTGTGCTGCTGAGCCCGGGTATTTATAATTCGGCTTACTTTGAGCATACTACCCTGGCCCGCCTAATGGGCGTTGAACTGGTTGAAGGTCGCGACTTGGTGGTTAGTAACCATAAGGTATACATGAAAACCACTACCGGCCTGCAACAGGTTGATGTAATATACCGCCGTGTTGATGATGAGTTTTTGGACCCTTTGGTATTTAATCCTGCCAGTGTGCTGGGCGTGGCTGGTTTAATGAGCGCCTACCGTAAAGGTAACGTAGCTATTGTGAACGCTATTGGTAACGGCGTAGCTGATGACAAAGCCATTTACAGCTATGTGCCCGATATGATTAGGTACTACTTAAACGAGGAGCCACTGCTTAAGAACGTACCTACTTACCAGCTGCGCAACGCCGACGAACGTGAATTTACCTTTGCCAACATTAATACCATGGTGGTTAAAAAAACTAATGAAAGCGGTGGTTACGGTATGCTAATGGGCCATGCGGCCAGTGAGCAGGAAATTGATGACTATAAAAAAGAAATCCTGAAAGATCCCCGCAATTTTATTGCCCAGCCTACCATTAGCCTATCGGCAGCGCCGTGCTATATACAAGGGGTGTTACAGCCGCGCCGCATTGATTTAAGGCCTTACGCCTTATGTGGCCCCGATGGCATTGAGATTGTGCCGGGCGGACTTACTCGCGTAGCGCTAAAAGAAGGCTCATTAGTGGTAAACAGCTCGCAAGGCGGCGGCAGTAAGGATACCTGGGTACTGGCCTGA
- a CDS encoding alpha-E domain-containing protein, with the protein MLSRVAASFYWLSRYIERSDGILRMLKINYASSQDAVREFTWEPVIRIYSGADTELMKQLNNDSRAVLGYMVNGKNNPNSISNMITLARENARSVQEHITRDLWQCLNEYYHCVKDPSLDERLQKDDPISVLDILIKQIMLYYGTAEVSMERGQGRSFMNIGKFLERSIQAIDILDIKFGSVNTNPDLLTDITYWKHLLQSIGGYELYLKTYRDGIEAQNVMELIILNTDFPRSVIYSVNNISRYYERLKKESNLGNYRDIAFQIGKLQSYIQYSSAQSIRQVGLHQFLTQIKQDLYAIGTSLNEHYFANS; encoded by the coding sequence ATGTTAAGTAGAGTAGCAGCAAGTTTTTATTGGTTAAGCCGGTACATAGAGCGGAGCGATGGTATTTTGAGGATGCTGAAGATCAACTACGCTTCATCGCAGGATGCTGTGCGCGAATTTACCTGGGAACCGGTTATCCGTATTTATTCGGGGGCCGATACTGAACTGATGAAACAGCTCAATAATGATAGCAGGGCCGTACTGGGCTATATGGTAAACGGAAAGAACAATCCCAATTCCATATCGAATATGATTACCCTGGCGCGGGAAAATGCCCGTAGCGTACAGGAACACATTACCCGAGATCTTTGGCAATGCCTTAACGAATATTATCACTGCGTTAAAGACCCGTCACTCGACGAGCGCTTACAAAAAGACGACCCCATCAGTGTACTGGATATTTTGATTAAACAGATTATGCTGTATTACGGTACGGCCGAGGTATCAATGGAGCGCGGCCAGGGTCGGAGTTTTATGAACATCGGTAAGTTTTTAGAGCGTAGTATACAGGCTATCGATATACTGGACATAAAATTTGGTTCAGTTAATACTAACCCCGACTTGCTTACAGATATTACCTATTGGAAACACCTGCTGCAATCAATTGGCGGTTATGAATTGTACCTAAAAACCTACCGCGACGGCATTGAGGCGCAAAACGTCATGGAGTTGATTATTCTCAATACCGATTTTCCGCGCTCAGTTATTTACTCGGTTAATAACATTAGCCGGTATTATGAGCGTTTAAAAAAGGAGAGCAACCTGGGCAATTACCGCGATATTGCTTTTCAGATAGGCAAACTACAAAGCTACATCCAATACAGCTCGGCACAAAGCATTCGCCAGGTAGGTTTACACCAGTTTCTGACACAGATTAAACAGGACTTATACGCCATTGGCACATCGCTTAACGAGCATTACTTTGCTAACTCCTGA
- a CDS encoding transglutaminase family protein produces the protein MPEFKIQHITRYTYDGKVRDSANQVILFPITDVNQEVLKHDLTITGNPVVDTHVDYYGNEVGSFTYLEPHNQLIINSEVLVVTHAKELPAESLSAQEQWQKLASLQNIVPYIDFLMHEYFEALPELLAAIDKEKQAVDTPYQTALRFCDYVYRNFEYLPGVTTVETTLKEVWKLKAGVCQDFAHILILMLRLLNIPARYVSGYICPNHNGMRGEGATHAWAEVYLPEYGWLGIDPTNNCVANETHVRLAVGRNFSDCSPVKGVYKGTSGHLLEVKVSVEYRDQPSVEPTDEIDSNNFIKAAEAPEFTTNSYQRYKEAILLQQQQQQQ, from the coding sequence ATGCCTGAATTTAAAATACAACATATAACCCGGTATACTTACGATGGCAAAGTGCGCGACAGCGCTAACCAGGTAATCCTCTTCCCTATTACCGATGTAAACCAGGAAGTATTGAAGCATGACCTGACAATAACCGGCAACCCTGTGGTTGATACCCATGTAGATTACTACGGCAATGAGGTGGGCAGCTTCACTTACCTGGAGCCGCATAATCAACTCATTATCAACTCAGAAGTACTGGTAGTCACCCATGCTAAAGAACTGCCTGCCGAGTCGCTTTCGGCGCAGGAGCAATGGCAAAAGCTGGCTTCGCTGCAAAACATAGTGCCTTACATTGATTTTTTAATGCACGAGTACTTTGAAGCCCTGCCCGAACTTTTGGCTGCAATTGATAAAGAAAAACAAGCCGTAGATACACCTTACCAAACTGCTTTGCGCTTTTGTGATTATGTGTACCGCAATTTTGAGTACCTGCCCGGGGTAACCACGGTTGAAACTACGCTTAAAGAAGTATGGAAACTTAAAGCTGGTGTTTGCCAGGATTTTGCCCATATACTTATACTCATGCTGCGCCTGTTAAATATTCCTGCACGTTATGTAAGCGGCTATATTTGTCCAAACCATAACGGCATGCGCGGCGAAGGTGCCACCCATGCCTGGGCCGAAGTTTATTTGCCCGAGTACGGTTGGCTGGGTATTGATCCAACCAATAATTGTGTAGCCAATGAAACCCACGTACGCCTTGCAGTAGGCCGTAATTTCTCAGATTGCTCGCCGGTAAAAGGTGTTTACAAAGGCACATCGGGCCATTTGCTGGAAGTAAAGGTAAGCGTAGAGTACCGCGACCAGCCGAGCGTCGAACCGACCGACGAAATTGATTCCAACAATTTTATAAAAGCCGCCGAAGCGCCGGAATTTACCACCAACAGCTACCAGCGCTATAAAGAAGCCATCCTGTTGCAGCAGCAACAGCAACAGCAGTAA
- a CDS encoding TonB-dependent receptor: MNFLVLKRLLLLTLFIITIKAGAQTAAPAGGTVTGKLVDANTNQPLDFASVSVTHKGDKTTKGIQTDLNGNFKLDGLKDGVYLFKATFVGYLTYAKDSIQINASRKLVQLGNVKLRPAKGVLKEVVVTAQRSQIKLSTDKKVFSVDQSLVSQGGSATDLLTNVPSVQVDVEGNVNLRGSSNVRVLINGKPSALSGGSVSDILQSIPASAIENIEVITNPSSKYDAEGQSGIINIVLKRNAQLGFNGSVAGTVGTQNTYNGSLNLSYQTSKVNLFGNYSYRKADRVGNGYTDRITYPGTADAIFQNQLSDQKFSFNSHNVRTGIDFNLSPKTVLTLSDNINVRDRDRFQNGETRTTTRNALTQLTQQNNFSGNSGVNFDANADFSHKYKKQGQELTANLGYSSEKEDGDENLSTVYNYYRNNITTGRSFNQNTYTNGKQRNFNLQADYTMPLGKESKLEAGYRSTFNRNDNDYRVDTLINRTVNQYVFDNTRSNHFIYNEQVHALYANYQRQFGKFGVQVGARVEDAHIRTRLVDSVQQYKQDYLRVYPSVFLSDKLTENQTLQLSYTRRVSRPRDRQLSPFIDRSDPFNFQQGNPNLLPEDTHAFELSYINYWNALTLTSSLYYRYTNNNIQQVRIPLDSATTLTRFENINSAANAGYELIAKWTFSPKLDLTGNVNVYYRNIKGDEALNVRSTSGYAFNGNLTANIKPVKKLGIQLRGDYQGKQVIAQGYSKALYGLDGGVRYDVTKTLNMSVNARDIFNTRKFGSIINNTNTAIPYTSESYRRFATRTVMFTVSYRFGNSSTEQKRQKQRDQDNGGNGNPDDLGGAGGGGPR, translated from the coding sequence ATGAACTTTTTGGTACTCAAACGACTGTTACTTTTAACACTTTTTATTATAACGATTAAAGCAGGTGCACAAACTGCAGCACCTGCCGGCGGTACAGTTACCGGTAAGCTGGTAGACGCCAATACAAACCAGCCGCTTGATTTTGCCAGCGTAAGTGTAACCCACAAAGGCGATAAAACAACCAAGGGTATACAAACCGATTTAAACGGTAACTTTAAACTGGATGGCCTGAAAGATGGCGTTTACTTGTTTAAGGCCACTTTTGTAGGCTATTTAACTTACGCAAAAGATAGTATCCAGATCAATGCCTCGCGCAAACTGGTGCAACTGGGTAACGTTAAGTTGCGCCCTGCAAAAGGAGTACTAAAAGAAGTGGTGGTAACAGCACAGCGCAGCCAAATTAAGCTAAGCACCGATAAAAAGGTTTTTAGTGTTGATCAAAGCTTGGTAAGTCAGGGTGGTTCCGCTACTGACCTGTTAACCAACGTGCCATCAGTACAGGTGGATGTGGAAGGTAACGTTAACCTGCGCGGCTCCAGCAATGTGCGTGTGCTTATCAATGGTAAACCTTCAGCACTATCAGGCGGTAGCGTGAGCGATATTCTGCAGTCTATACCGGCCAGCGCTATCGAAAACATTGAGGTAATAACCAATCCTTCATCAAAATACGATGCCGAAGGCCAGTCGGGTATTATCAATATTGTTTTAAAACGTAATGCACAGCTGGGTTTCAATGGTTCGGTTGCCGGTACTGTTGGTACACAAAATACCTATAACGGCAGCTTAAACTTATCTTACCAAACATCAAAAGTAAACTTGTTTGGTAACTACAGTTACCGTAAGGCCGACCGTGTAGGCAATGGCTATACCGATCGTATTACTTACCCCGGCACTGCCGATGCTATTTTTCAGAATCAGTTATCCGACCAAAAATTTAGTTTTAACTCGCACAACGTGCGTACGGGTATCGATTTTAACCTGAGTCCTAAAACGGTACTTACCCTGTCTGATAATATTAACGTTCGAGACCGCGACCGTTTCCAGAATGGTGAAACCCGCACTACCACCCGTAACGCACTTACGCAACTTACCCAGCAAAATAACTTCTCGGGCAACTCAGGTGTAAACTTTGATGCCAACGCCGATTTCAGTCACAAATACAAAAAGCAAGGGCAGGAGTTAACGGCCAATTTGGGTTATTCTTCGGAAAAAGAGGATGGCGATGAAAACTTGTCGACCGTTTATAATTACTACCGTAACAACATTACAACTGGCCGCAGCTTTAACCAGAACACCTATACCAACGGCAAGCAGCGTAATTTTAACTTACAGGCCGACTACACCATGCCTTTGGGTAAAGAAAGCAAACTTGAAGCCGGGTACCGCAGCACCTTTAACCGTAATGACAATGATTACCGGGTTGATACATTGATTAACAGAACAGTTAACCAGTATGTGTTTGATAACACCCGCTCCAACCATTTTATATACAATGAGCAGGTACATGCTTTATATGCCAACTACCAGCGCCAGTTTGGTAAGTTTGGTGTGCAGGTAGGCGCCCGCGTGGAGGATGCCCACATACGTACCCGTCTGGTTGATAGTGTGCAGCAGTACAAGCAAGACTACTTAAGGGTGTACCCAAGTGTGTTTTTGAGCGATAAACTGACCGAAAACCAAACGCTGCAACTAAGTTACACCCGTAGGGTTAGCCGTCCGCGCGACAGGCAGTTATCGCCGTTTATTGACCGTAGCGATCCCTTTAACTTTCAGCAGGGTAATCCTAACCTGTTACCTGAGGATACGCATGCGTTTGAGTTAAGCTACATTAACTACTGGAATGCTTTAACGCTTACTTCTTCACTTTACTATCGTTATACCAACAATAACATTCAGCAGGTACGAATACCGTTAGATTCGGCTACTACCTTAACCCGGTTTGAGAATATTAACAGTGCAGCCAATGCAGGTTACGAGTTAATTGCCAAATGGACGTTCTCTCCTAAATTAGACTTAACCGGTAACGTAAACGTTTACTACCGTAACATTAAAGGCGATGAGGCACTTAATGTACGGTCTACCTCGGGTTATGCCTTTAACGGTAACCTTACGGCTAACATTAAGCCCGTTAAAAAGTTAGGGATACAATTGCGTGGAGATTACCAGGGCAAGCAGGTGATAGCACAAGGTTACAGCAAGGCTTTATACGGTTTGGATGGAGGTGTGCGGTATGATGTTACCAAGACCTTGAACATGAGCGTAAACGCCCGCGATATCTTTAATACCCGTAAGTTTGGCTCTATTATTAACAACACCAACACGGCTATACCTTACACTTCTGAGTCGTACCGCAGGTTTGCTACGCGTACCGTGATGTTTACAGTATCCTACCGCTTCGGCAACAGCAGCACCGAGCAAAAACGCCAAAAACAACGCGACCAGGATAACGGCGGTAACGGCAACCCCGATGACCTGGGCGGCGCAGGTGGCGGTGGTCCAAGATAG
- a CDS encoding thioredoxin domain-containing protein — protein sequence MMKKLLFILSLVVMAGCTQAQNKTSIQNLPDYHIVTAPDSATRTPATLKKNKPVMLVYFSPDCGHCQQLMYEMKGQMKSFKDIQIVMVSAVDYKLIKGFYRDFGISTYPNITVGTEGNSYKVLQYYNVKMTPYIAIYNHQHKLLKAYEKAPKLKELAAMVKKA from the coding sequence ATGATGAAGAAATTACTTTTTATACTGAGCCTGGTGGTTATGGCCGGCTGCACACAGGCGCAAAACAAAACGAGTATACAAAACCTGCCCGATTACCACATTGTTACCGCGCCCGATAGCGCTACACGTACCCCTGCTACTTTAAAAAAGAACAAGCCGGTAATGCTTGTCTATTTTTCGCCCGATTGTGGCCACTGCCAGCAATTAATGTATGAGATGAAAGGGCAGATGAAAAGTTTTAAAGACATACAGATTGTAATGGTAAGCGCAGTAGATTACAAGCTGATTAAAGGGTTTTACCGCGACTTTGGCATATCAACCTATCCCAACATTACCGTTGGTACCGAAGGTAACAGCTACAAGGTGCTGCAGTACTACAATGTAAAAATGACGCCTTACATCGCCATTTACAACCACCAGCACAAACTGCTTAAAGCTTATGAAAAGGCCCCTAAGCTTAAGGAACTGGCAGCTATGGTAAAGAAAGCTTAA
- a CDS encoding Gfo/Idh/MocA family oxidoreductase, with protein sequence MSSPIVTGILSFGMSGRIFHAPFVHAHPGFQFKAVLERNQKNAVKYYPDVVSYDRIEDMLNDAEIDLIVVNTPNQLHYEQAKQVLQAGKHVLIEKPVTANLTQLLELYDLAKAQNKHLFVYQNRRWDSDFQSVKEVIESGRLGNLVEAHFRYDRYKPVLSPKAFKEAAGMDSNGLVYDLGPHLLDQVISLFGKPLTSHKVTASHREGSAVIDYFNYQLTYPHQLTVQVTSSLLVAQPLPAFVLHGTAGSYIKDRCDVQEAQLDQEIKPTDAGYGVEPEGCEGQLVLMGISNEKTIEKMPSHTGNYLNLFEAVYQTIVNGALYPITDEHIAWQVELLEA encoded by the coding sequence ATGTCATCACCTATTGTAACCGGTATATTGTCTTTCGGCATGTCGGGCCGTATTTTTCATGCGCCTTTTGTGCATGCGCATCCCGGCTTTCAGTTTAAAGCTGTGCTGGAGCGCAACCAAAAAAACGCAGTGAAGTACTATCCTGATGTGGTTAGTTATGACCGTATAGAGGATATGCTTAATGATGCTGAAATTGATCTTATTGTTGTAAATACGCCAAACCAACTGCATTACGAGCAGGCCAAACAGGTTTTGCAGGCAGGTAAACATGTGCTGATCGAAAAGCCGGTTACTGCAAACCTAACACAGTTGCTAGAGCTTTACGACCTGGCCAAAGCGCAAAACAAGCATTTGTTTGTTTACCAGAACCGCCGCTGGGATAGTGACTTCCAATCGGTAAAAGAGGTGATTGAGAGTGGCCGGTTGGGCAACCTGGTTGAAGCACATTTTAGGTATGACCGTTACAAGCCGGTGCTAAGTCCTAAAGCATTTAAAGAAGCTGCCGGAATGGATTCTAATGGACTGGTATACGACTTAGGTCCGCACCTGCTCGATCAGGTGATCAGTTTATTTGGCAAGCCGCTTACCAGTCATAAAGTTACGGCTTCGCACCGCGAAGGTTCTGCCGTAATAGATTATTTTAATTATCAGCTTACATACCCGCACCAGTTAACCGTGCAGGTAACCTCAAGCCTGCTGGTAGCGCAGCCGCTGCCAGCGTTTGTGCTGCATGGCACAGCAGGCAGCTATATAAAAGACCGCTGCGATGTGCAGGAAGCCCAGTTGGACCAGGAAATTAAACCTACCGATGCAGGCTACGGCGTAGAGCCCGAAGGTTGCGAAGGCCAATTGGTGCTGATGGGTATTAGCAATGAAAAGACCATTGAAAAGATGCCCTCGCATACCGGCAATTATCTAAATTTATTCGAAGCCGTTTATCAAACTATTGTAAACGGTGCATTGTACCCTATAACAGATGAACATATTGCCTGGCAGGTTGAACTGCTGGAGGCATAG